In the genome of Planctomyces sp. SH-PL62, the window CGCCGGGCGAGGTGGCCGTCACGTTCCTCGGCGTCACCCGCACCGCCGCGATCGACCCGGCCACCGGCGCGTTCGCCGTCGTCGTCCCCACCGCCGGGCTGCACGTCGCGTCGTCGCCCTACGCCGTCGCCTACCACTACGCCGGCTCCGGCGACTTCCTCGCCGCCGACGCGACCGGGGGCGTGGCGGCGACCCCGGCTCCGCTGACCGTCGTGGCCGACGACCAGGTCGCGGCCTTCGGCGCCGACCCGCCGCCCCTCTCGGCCAGTTACCTCGGGTTCGTGAACGGCGAGGGCCCGGCGAGCCTGGACCGGCTCGCGACCTTGACCACGACGGCCGCCGCCTACAGCCCGCCAGGCCGGTACCCGATCACGGCCTCCGGCGCGGCGTCGCCCGACTACGCGGTCGCGTTCGTGGACGGGACGCTCACGGTGGCCCAGCCGACGAGCCCGCGCCTGCGGCGGCACGTTCGCGTCGTGACGACGCTCTACCGGCGCTCGCTCGGGCGACCCGCCGAGCCCGCCGGCCTCCGCTTCTGGCTGGGGCGGCTGGACGCCGGCACGCGGGCGGAGGACGTCGCCCGCCGAATCTGGACCTCGCCCGAGCATCGCGCCCGGATCCGCCGGGTCGACGCCTGGCAGGGGGCCTCTCGGATCGAGCCCTGATACGCAATGGCTCTGATGATTCGCCTTTGCCGGGGCACCCAATCCTCGGTGATCG includes:
- a CDS encoding MBG domain-containing protein produces the protein MAATPAPLTVVADDQVAAFGADPPPLSASYLGFVNGEGPASLDRLATLTTTAAAYSPPGRYPITASGAASPDYAVAFVDGTLTVAQPTSPRLRRHVRVVTTLYRRSLGRPAEPAGLRFWLGRLDAGTRAEDVARRIWTSPEHRARIRRVDAWQGASRIEP